The Haloferax sp. Atlit-12N genome window below encodes:
- a CDS encoding signal peptidase I produces the protein MKLSDVLEYAVLGLLVLAVVALLFGQALGQPVLLGYVETGSMAPTMEPGDGFIAVPSVLLEDPESGDVVVFNARELHGGGLTTHRVVRWTEEGYITRGDANPFTDQESVEPPVKRSQIVAEALQVNGNVVVIPQLGAVVGAVNGLATGAFDLLGSLPGFESAADGEPSPMFLVAIGGILIALSLVFDGSGGGRKQSSHSRRRPDYYTSGVVLFLLVVIVVTPATLSMVLGSGPTELTIVSSESPNESPLVVGVGETAVIDYTLTNNGYVPIITVLESRDPGVSFGQSVLTVPGKGSRNTSLTIQAPDQTGAYDREIREQLYVPVLPQTVILGLHEVHPFLAIAAIDAVLAFATLLVSVLALGLGPIRLRSTGRNVSLVEQFRRKYL, from the coding sequence GTGAAACTCAGCGACGTCCTCGAATACGCGGTGCTCGGACTCCTCGTCCTCGCCGTCGTCGCGCTTCTGTTCGGGCAGGCGCTCGGCCAGCCGGTGCTCCTCGGTTACGTCGAGACGGGGAGTATGGCACCGACGATGGAGCCCGGCGACGGCTTCATCGCGGTCCCCTCGGTCCTGCTCGAAGACCCCGAATCCGGCGACGTGGTCGTGTTCAACGCGCGTGAACTCCACGGCGGCGGGCTGACGACCCACCGGGTGGTCAGGTGGACCGAAGAGGGGTACATCACGCGCGGCGACGCCAACCCCTTCACCGACCAAGAGAGCGTCGAGCCGCCGGTCAAGCGGTCCCAAATCGTCGCCGAGGCGCTCCAGGTGAACGGAAACGTCGTCGTCATTCCGCAACTCGGTGCCGTCGTGGGGGCGGTGAACGGGCTCGCAACCGGCGCGTTCGACCTCCTCGGGAGCCTCCCGGGCTTCGAGAGCGCCGCCGACGGGGAGCCATCACCCATGTTCCTCGTCGCCATCGGTGGGATTCTCATCGCGCTGAGTCTCGTGTTCGACGGCTCCGGTGGCGGGCGCAAACAGAGTTCGCACAGCCGTCGCCGCCCGGACTACTACACGAGCGGCGTCGTTCTCTTCCTGCTCGTCGTCATCGTCGTCACGCCCGCGACGCTGAGTATGGTTCTCGGGTCGGGGCCGACGGAACTGACCATCGTGAGTTCCGAGTCGCCGAACGAGAGCCCGCTCGTCGTCGGCGTCGGCGAGACGGCGGTCATCGACTACACGCTGACGAACAACGGCTACGTCCCGATTATCACTGTCCTCGAATCCCGTGACCCGGGCGTCTCCTTTGGTCAGTCCGTGCTCACGGTTCCGGGGAAGGGGTCGCGAAACACGTCGCTCACCATCCAAGCGCCGGACCAGACCGGCGCGTACGACCGCGAAATACGCGAACAGCTGTACGTTCCCGTGCTCCCGCAGACAGTCATCCTCGGCTTACACGAGGTTCATCCGTTCCTCGCAATCGCGGCTATCGACGCCGTGTTGGCGTTCGCGACGCTCCTCGTGAGCGTCCTCGCGCTCGGTCTCGGCCCGATTCGGCTGCGCTCGACGGGCCGGAACGTCTCACTCGTCGAGCAGTTCAGACGCAAGTATCTGTGA
- a CDS encoding DUF5305 domain-containing protein — translation MGFDDRLELFVTQQARVLVAVLAIAGVACLVAAGYVFLTPTTQTVTEETNVQSVETGVDTRAVVTQNTTLYERGSTLENRSVYFMTISPDVSFRVHTDVPANQSVNVTQRLVLRTVGVRDGSPFYENETVLVDDRTTVTNGTAVNAPVVNVSTLDRDLQQKRTETGGVGQFRTSVNLTVTYQTGSYSGTLEASTPLVFSGRAYYLERSLADDRRHSTTVARSVTQPSTPVEYGSLVAAALVLFGLAGLVIRTEYRSDPEELRTKISHSRHEEWISRGEFPTDANKPYISILTLEDLVDVAIDTNRRVIFDPEIETYAVIDSSEIYYYSLDETNTHAWLNL, via the coding sequence ATGGGATTTGACGACCGCCTCGAACTCTTCGTCACGCAGCAGGCTCGGGTGCTGGTCGCCGTGCTCGCTATCGCGGGCGTCGCGTGTCTGGTCGCCGCCGGCTACGTCTTTCTCACGCCGACGACCCAGACGGTGACCGAAGAGACGAACGTGCAGTCGGTCGAGACCGGCGTCGACACGCGAGCGGTCGTCACCCAGAACACGACGCTCTACGAGCGCGGGTCGACGCTGGAGAACCGCTCTGTCTACTTCATGACAATCTCGCCCGACGTGTCGTTCCGCGTCCACACCGACGTTCCAGCGAATCAATCGGTCAACGTCACCCAGCGATTGGTCCTTCGCACCGTCGGCGTCCGAGACGGCTCGCCGTTCTACGAGAACGAGACTGTCCTCGTCGACGACCGGACGACAGTCACCAACGGGACCGCCGTCAACGCGCCCGTAGTCAACGTCTCCACGCTCGACCGCGACCTCCAGCAAAAGCGGACCGAGACCGGTGGCGTCGGACAGTTCAGGACGAGCGTCAACCTCACGGTGACGTACCAGACGGGCTCGTACAGCGGGACGCTCGAAGCGAGCACGCCGCTCGTGTTCTCCGGGCGGGCCTACTACCTCGAACGGTCGCTGGCGGACGACCGGCGGCACTCGACGACCGTCGCGCGGAGCGTGACGCAACCGTCGACCCCCGTCGAGTACGGCAGCCTCGTCGCGGCCGCGCTGGTGCTGTTCGGACTCGCGGGTCTCGTCATCCGCACCGAGTACCGGAGCGACCCCGAGGAACTCCGAACGAAAATCTCGCACAGTCGCCACGAGGAGTGGATTTCCCGCGGTGAGTTCCCGACAGACGCGAACAAGCCGTACATCTCGATTCTCACCCTCGAAGACCTCGTCGACGTGGCCATCGACACGAACCGTCGCGTCATCTTCGACCCCGAAATCGAGACGTACGCCGTCATCGACAGCAGCGAGATATACTACTACTCGCTCGACGAGACGAACACGCACGCGTGGCTCAATCTCTGA
- a CDS encoding ArsR family transcriptional regulator, giving the protein MKLAVPTDFDILEGLSDRRRNTAVNLSYILDKNRSYINTRLPILADYGLVARVGPAPNSGLYEITDKGLVVIEHRDQYRTDGVDFDALVESELRARTDETNA; this is encoded by the coding sequence ATGAAGTTGGCCGTCCCAACTGACTTCGATATCCTCGAGGGACTCTCGGACAGGAGGCGGAACACCGCCGTAAATCTCTCGTATATCCTTGATAAGAACCGTTCGTACATCAACACACGACTGCCGATTTTAGCGGACTACGGGCTGGTGGCGCGAGTCGGGCCCGCGCCGAACTCCGGGCTGTACGAAATCACGGACAAGGGGCTGGTCGTCATCGAACACCGCGACCAGTACCGGACAGACGGCGTCGACTTCGACGCCCTCGTCGAATCCGAACTCAGGGCACGGACCGACGAGACGAACGCGTAA
- the arcS gene encoding archaeosine synthase, whose protein sequence is MTDYFEVHARDGAARIGELRLSEAVTTPAVVDDVLADAGSLWAAERELPDGSDDVLTVLPHRSLPAGSADEVRESFAVDYPDMDFPSAAVVTADTADDYGADAYVLSDAQGFVGHARAFRDNVIEAKENLPADTALMLSGVATPRNVSLLVYAGVDLVDETLARARGLEGFYLTSDGEYFLEDLDEFPCACEACRKPASEFTRADAADHNANALRAELARVRRRVRDGRLRDYVEGQARHDQWLTALFRRFDQQYSFMEERVPVIRDSELTAASEESIDRVEIQRFADRVTKRYRNRFDNPLVLLPCSAKKPYSESQSHRQFQEAVQYRAHMVSMTSPIGVVPQELELTYPAQHYDSVVTGDWSEDEKSFVAEVLRRYLERNDYPRIIAHLPPGAYTEIVERVADDLDLDVEFTVSEHPTTTESIGNLMRTLDGEPKFTREEREHNVVKALADYQLGPEAGDALFADVELEMTSRFPKLQVWNDAGEQLATMVPQYGVLSFTLEGAKVWRDSDAPTKTVEIDGFVPHGSVLAPGVVDADADIRPGDEVVVEGPKAFAIGRAEMGGRELVESTRGIGVEIRHVEER, encoded by the coding sequence ATGACCGATTACTTCGAGGTTCACGCCCGCGACGGCGCCGCCCGAATCGGGGAGTTGCGGCTCTCCGAGGCGGTGACGACGCCGGCGGTCGTGGACGACGTGCTCGCGGACGCCGGCAGTCTCTGGGCGGCCGAGCGCGAACTCCCCGACGGCTCCGACGACGTGCTGACCGTGCTCCCCCACCGCTCGCTTCCCGCCGGGAGCGCCGACGAGGTGCGCGAGTCGTTCGCCGTTGACTACCCCGACATGGATTTCCCCTCGGCAGCCGTCGTCACCGCCGACACGGCCGACGATTACGGCGCTGACGCCTACGTCCTCTCCGACGCGCAGGGCTTCGTCGGCCACGCGCGCGCCTTCCGCGACAACGTCATCGAGGCGAAGGAGAACCTCCCCGCCGACACGGCGCTCATGCTCTCGGGTGTCGCCACACCGCGCAACGTCTCGCTTCTCGTCTACGCGGGCGTCGACCTCGTCGACGAGACGCTCGCCCGCGCCCGCGGCCTCGAGGGCTTCTACCTCACGAGCGACGGCGAGTACTTCCTCGAAGACCTCGACGAATTCCCCTGTGCCTGCGAGGCCTGCCGCAAACCAGCCTCGGAGTTCACCCGCGCCGACGCCGCCGACCACAACGCCAACGCCCTGCGCGCCGAACTCGCGCGGGTCCGCCGCCGCGTGCGCGACGGTCGGCTCCGTGACTACGTGGAGGGGCAGGCCCGCCACGACCAGTGGCTGACCGCCCTGTTCCGACGGTTCGACCAGCAGTACAGCTTCATGGAGGAACGAGTTCCCGTCATCCGCGACTCGGAACTCACCGCGGCCTCCGAGGAGTCCATCGACCGCGTGGAGATTCAGCGGTTCGCCGACCGCGTGACCAAACGCTACCGGAACCGCTTCGACAACCCGCTCGTACTCCTGCCGTGCTCGGCGAAAAAGCCCTACAGCGAGTCCCAGAGCCACCGACAGTTCCAGGAGGCCGTCCAGTACCGCGCGCACATGGTGTCGATGACCTCGCCCATCGGCGTCGTCCCGCAGGAACTCGAACTCACCTACCCCGCCCAGCACTACGACTCGGTCGTCACGGGCGACTGGTCGGAAGACGAGAAGTCGTTCGTCGCCGAGGTGCTCCGGCGCTATCTGGAGCGCAACGACTACCCGCGAATCATCGCGCACCTCCCACCGGGCGCGTACACGGAAATCGTCGAACGCGTCGCCGACGATTTGGACCTCGACGTGGAGTTCACCGTCTCGGAACACCCGACGACGACGGAGTCCATCGGGAACCTCATGCGGACGCTCGACGGCGAACCCAAGTTCACCCGCGAGGAGCGCGAGCACAACGTCGTGAAGGCGCTCGCCGACTACCAACTCGGCCCGGAAGCTGGCGACGCGCTCTTTGCCGACGTGGAGTTGGAGATGACGAGTCGGTTCCCCAAACTGCAGGTGTGGAACGACGCGGGCGAGCAGTTAGCGACGATGGTCCCGCAGTACGGCGTGCTCTCCTTTACCCTCGAAGGCGCGAAGGTGTGGCGCGACAGCGACGCGCCGACGAAGACGGTCGAAATCGACGGCTTCGTCCCCCACGGCTCGGTCCTCGCGCCGGGCGTCGTGGACGCCGACGCTGACATCCGCCCGGGCGACGAGGTCGTCGTCGAGGGGCCGAAGGCGTTCGCCATCGGTCGCGCGGAGATGGGTGGCCGCGAACTCGTCGAATCTACGCGCGGCATCGGCGTCGAGATTCGCCACGTCGAAGAACGGTAA
- a CDS encoding pyridoxamine 5'-phosphate oxidase family protein: protein MNASDPTGPWSRDRVDDFLADATVPIRLSCRTPADDLWMLSLWYEWDPEAAELRCATSADADVVRFLRAHDDVAFEISTNDPPYRGVRGRGTATVEPDAEKAVLRRLIVRYLGDTDSELAERLLSPDRDEVVIRIHPERLHTWDYAARMRSSE, encoded by the coding sequence ATGAACGCCTCCGACCCCACCGGCCCGTGGTCGCGCGACCGCGTCGACGACTTCCTCGCCGACGCGACCGTCCCGATTCGGCTCTCGTGTCGCACCCCAGCGGACGACCTCTGGATGCTCTCGCTGTGGTACGAGTGGGACCCCGAGGCGGCCGAACTCCGGTGTGCCACTTCGGCCGACGCCGACGTGGTGCGGTTCCTCCGCGCCCACGACGACGTGGCGTTCGAAATCTCGACCAACGACCCGCCGTACCGGGGCGTCCGCGGCCGGGGCACCGCGACCGTCGAACCCGACGCGGAGAAGGCAGTGCTGCGGCGACTCATCGTCCGGTATCTCGGCGACACCGACTCGGAACTGGCCGAGCGGTTGCTCTCGCCCGACCGCGACGAGGTCGTGATTCGGATTCACCCCGAGCGGCTGCATACGTGGGACTACGCGGCGCGGATGCGTTCGTCGGAATAG
- a CDS encoding PGF-CTERM sorting domain-containing protein, with the protein MTLVVVVGGIPAAAAAQQETASVSFENQATGGTTVTVDSVTLPDGGFVTIHDASVTDGNVLGSVVGSSMYLDAGTHENVTVHLDEPVGESGTFVAMPHMDSDGDRVYSFVAANGEADGPYTADGSAVVDTAMVNASATVSMSDQPTTGDSVVVDRVELSQGGFVTIHDASVTEGAVFESIRGTSAYLPAGVHENVRVELDAPVTENTTLVPMAHMDTDGDETYTFPESEGETDGPYTADGSAVVDTAMAMPSDTASVNYTAKATGGYSVVVDLAYLPEGGFVTIHDGTVTEGAVFESIRGTSMYLEPGLHHDVRVTLDSPLNETTTVVPMAHVDSDGDEMYTFPESEGETDGPYTADGSAVVDSGNATVSASVDYTMKSSDGATVVVDRVELSEGGFVTIHDPSLSGGAVFDSVVGTSMYLPAGVHEDVEVTLDEPIRSSQVLTPMAHMDTNDNEEYDFVTGEGEADGPFTADGGAVVASAHTSVNAVVTAMDQSGDGTTVTVDSVTLHDGGFVTVHDATVTEGQVFESVRGTSAYLEPGTHENVEITLDAPLEESGTIVPMAHMDTNGNEAYDFVTGEGENDGPYVAAGGAVVTTADYTVEGMMTETPTETMTDEPTTEMTDESMETTSESSTEAPGFGLVVALVALVAAALVAARRR; encoded by the coding sequence ATGACACTCGTCGTGGTCGTCGGGGGCATCCCGGCGGCCGCAGCGGCACAACAGGAGACCGCGTCCGTCTCCTTCGAGAACCAAGCGACAGGCGGGACGACCGTGACGGTCGACTCCGTCACGCTCCCCGACGGCGGCTTCGTGACGATTCACGACGCCTCCGTCACGGACGGCAACGTCCTCGGGAGCGTCGTCGGCTCGTCGATGTACCTCGACGCCGGCACGCACGAGAACGTGACCGTTCACCTCGACGAACCGGTCGGCGAGTCCGGCACGTTCGTCGCCATGCCCCACATGGACTCCGACGGCGACCGCGTCTACTCGTTCGTCGCGGCTAACGGCGAGGCGGACGGCCCGTACACGGCTGACGGCAGCGCCGTCGTCGACACCGCGATGGTCAACGCGAGCGCGACCGTCTCGATGTCCGACCAGCCCACGACCGGCGACTCGGTCGTGGTCGACCGCGTCGAACTCTCGCAGGGCGGCTTCGTGACGATTCACGACGCCTCCGTCACTGAAGGCGCGGTCTTCGAGAGCATCCGCGGCACCTCGGCGTACCTGCCCGCCGGCGTCCACGAGAACGTCCGCGTCGAACTGGACGCGCCCGTGACCGAGAACACGACGCTCGTCCCGATGGCGCACATGGACACCGACGGTGACGAGACCTACACCTTCCCCGAGTCGGAAGGCGAGACCGACGGCCCGTACACGGCTGACGGCAGCGCCGTCGTCGACACCGCGATGGCCATGCCTTCGGACACCGCGAGCGTGAACTACACCGCGAAGGCCACCGGCGGCTACTCCGTCGTCGTCGACTTGGCGTACCTGCCCGAGGGCGGCTTCGTGACGATTCACGACGGCACCGTCACCGAGGGCGCGGTGTTCGAGAGCATCCGCGGCACCTCGATGTACCTCGAACCCGGCCTGCACCACGACGTGCGGGTCACGCTCGACTCGCCGCTGAACGAGACGACCACCGTCGTCCCGATGGCGCACGTCGACTCTGACGGCGACGAGATGTACACCTTCCCCGAATCGGAAGGTGAGACGGACGGCCCGTACACGGCTGACGGCAGCGCCGTCGTCGACAGCGGCAACGCGACCGTCTCCGCCAGCGTCGACTACACGATGAAGTCCTCGGACGGCGCGACCGTCGTGGTCGACCGGGTCGAACTCTCCGAGGGCGGCTTCGTGACGATTCACGACCCGTCGCTGTCGGGCGGCGCGGTGTTCGATAGCGTGGTCGGCACCTCGATGTACCTGCCTGCCGGCGTCCACGAGGACGTCGAAGTCACTCTCGACGAGCCGATTCGCTCCTCGCAGGTGCTCACTCCCATGGCGCACATGGACACGAACGACAACGAGGAATACGACTTCGTGACCGGCGAGGGCGAGGCCGACGGCCCCTTCACGGCTGACGGCGGCGCGGTCGTCGCCAGCGCCCACACCTCGGTCAACGCGGTCGTGACCGCGATGGACCAGTCCGGCGACGGCACGACCGTCACCGTCGACTCCGTCACGCTCCACGACGGCGGCTTCGTGACGGTCCACGACGCGACGGTCACCGAGGGCCAGGTCTTCGAGAGCGTCCGCGGCACCTCCGCGTACCTCGAACCCGGCACCCACGAGAACGTCGAAATCACCCTCGACGCGCCGCTCGAAGAGTCCGGCACCATCGTCCCGATGGCGCACATGGACACCAACGGCAACGAGGCCTACGACTTCGTGACCGGTGAGGGCGAAAACGACGGGCCCTACGTCGCCGCGGGCGGCGCGGTCGTCACGACGGCCGACTACACGGTCGAAGGCATGATGACCGAGACGCCGACCGAGACGATGACCGACGAACCCACGACCGAGATGACCGACGAGTCGATGGAGACGACGAGCGAGTCGTCTACTGAAGCGCCCGGCTTCGGCCTCGTCGTGGCCCTCGTCGCGCTCGTCGCGGCGGCGCTCGTCGCCGCCCGGCGTCGGTAA
- the epsC gene encoding serine O-acetyltransferase EpsC, with translation MSYTYSGDAHLGLAASYRADDDPFPTDTSLSFPRRNHLREDVDLIKRLLFPRCWNAGPWVGDEELLRDGVANFGALCYSGIDPYTDEDPKPVVDEVVKRLPDIRETLKKDVEAAYKGDPAARGYMELIRSYPGVQAIIVHRVANAFYEAGAPEYARELAEYAKMESGIDIHPGATIGDYFFIDHGTGVVIGETTTIGEWARIYQDVTLGALHFEEDEDDEHSLKKGYKRHPDIGDSVVIGAGTKVLGAVSVGDHVSIGANSWVTEDVPDHTSVYISEHPTHERKHRN, from the coding sequence ATGTCCTACACCTACTCGGGCGACGCGCATCTCGGGCTCGCGGCGTCCTACCGCGCCGACGACGACCCCTTCCCCACGGACACGTCGCTTTCGTTCCCGCGGCGGAATCACCTGCGAGAGGACGTCGACCTCATCAAGCGACTCCTGTTCCCGCGCTGTTGGAACGCCGGGCCGTGGGTCGGCGACGAGGAACTCCTCCGCGACGGCGTCGCCAACTTCGGCGCGCTCTGTTACTCCGGCATCGACCCCTACACGGACGAGGACCCCAAGCCCGTCGTAGACGAAGTCGTCAAGCGGCTCCCAGATATCCGCGAGACGCTGAAGAAGGACGTCGAAGCGGCGTACAAAGGTGACCCCGCCGCCCGCGGTTACATGGAACTTATCCGGTCGTACCCCGGCGTGCAGGCGATTATCGTCCACCGCGTCGCCAACGCCTTCTACGAGGCCGGCGCGCCCGAATACGCCCGCGAACTCGCCGAGTACGCGAAGATGGAGTCGGGCATCGACATCCACCCCGGCGCGACCATCGGCGACTACTTCTTCATCGACCACGGTACCGGCGTCGTCATCGGCGAGACGACGACTATCGGCGAGTGGGCGCGCATCTATCAGGACGTGACCCTCGGCGCGCTCCACTTCGAGGAGGACGAGGACGACGAACACTCGCTCAAGAAGGGGTACAAACGCCACCCGGACATCGGCGACAGCGTCGTCATCGGCGCGGGGACCAAGGTGCTCGGCGCGGTCTCCGTCGGCGACCACGTGAGCATCGGCGCAAACTCGTGGGTCACCGAAGACGTGCCGGACCACACGAGCGTCTACATCTCGGAACACCCGACTCACGAGCGGAAACACCGCAACTGA
- a CDS encoding winged helix-turn-helix domain-containing protein has translation MEAVLWYVLTGTRGGENRVRILRTVEEQPRNANQLAETLDLDYKTVRHHLDVLMDNDVVQRSGDDYGAVYLPSPRCRANWETVETIVERMD, from the coding sequence ATGGAGGCTGTCCTCTGGTACGTACTCACGGGAACCCGCGGCGGTGAAAACCGTGTGCGTATCCTCAGGACCGTAGAGGAACAGCCGCGAAACGCCAACCAACTGGCCGAGACGCTCGACCTCGACTACAAGACCGTCCGGCATCACCTCGACGTGCTCATGGACAACGACGTGGTCCAGCGGAGCGGCGACGACTACGGCGCGGTCTATCTCCCGTCGCCGCGGTGTCGCGCCAACTGGGAGACCGTCGAGACAATCGTCGAGCGGATGGACTGA
- the tgtA gene encoding tRNA guanosine(15) transglycosylase TgtA: MRDHFELRDGDLAGRIGRLSVPRAGVTVETPALLPVVNPNIDTISPARLESEFGADILITNSYIIKTNEHLREEALDVGLHEMLDFHGAIMTDSGSFQLAEYGEIDTTTEEILQFQWDIGTDIATPVDIPTPPDVAREQAETDLEITRQALADAEAADTGEMLVNAPVQGSTYPDLREEAGRHADATDLDVFPVGAVVPMMNAYRYDDMVDAVAAAKRGLGVDAPVHLFGAGHPMMLALAVALGCDLFDSAAYALYARDGRYLTVRGTEHLEDLEYLPCTCPICTEYSPDDLRAAGSKEQEQLLAEHNLHVTFAELRRIKQAIRDGDLMELVEERARSHPAMLDGYRALLDHVDQLEREDPASKGAFFYASNESAHRPEVARHHARMDRLTAEGHVLLTEGGIPSGDDFDATWRVVPPFGPFPRSLSETYPLTAEVPERLDRDAYEQAARGVSRLVEENPDAAFTLAHGDWPESALARVPDSVELESLSTVSERLADESDEADEADVSDGDDERVEGDSAGLSEE; encoded by the coding sequence ATGCGCGACCACTTCGAACTCCGCGACGGGGACCTCGCCGGCCGAATCGGTCGGCTCTCGGTCCCGCGTGCGGGGGTCACCGTCGAGACGCCGGCCCTCCTGCCGGTCGTCAACCCGAACATCGACACGATTTCGCCCGCGCGGTTGGAGTCCGAGTTCGGCGCGGACATCCTCATCACCAACTCCTACATCATCAAGACGAACGAGCACCTCCGCGAGGAGGCCCTCGACGTCGGCCTCCACGAGATGCTCGACTTCCACGGGGCCATCATGACCGACTCGGGGTCGTTCCAACTCGCCGAGTACGGCGAAATCGACACGACGACCGAGGAGATTCTCCAGTTCCAGTGGGACATCGGCACCGACATCGCCACGCCGGTCGACATCCCGACGCCACCGGACGTGGCCCGCGAGCAGGCCGAGACGGACCTCGAAATCACCAGACAGGCCCTCGCCGACGCCGAGGCGGCCGACACGGGCGAGATGCTCGTCAACGCCCCCGTGCAGGGGTCGACCTACCCGGACCTCCGCGAGGAGGCCGGCCGCCACGCCGACGCGACCGACCTCGACGTGTTCCCCGTGGGCGCGGTCGTCCCGATGATGAACGCCTACCGCTACGACGACATGGTCGACGCTGTCGCGGCCGCCAAGCGGGGCCTCGGCGTCGACGCCCCGGTCCACCTGTTCGGCGCGGGCCACCCAATGATGCTCGCGCTCGCCGTCGCCCTCGGCTGCGACCTGTTCGACTCCGCCGCCTACGCTCTCTACGCCCGCGACGGCCGGTATCTCACCGTCCGCGGGACCGAACACCTCGAAGACCTCGAATACCTCCCGTGTACCTGCCCTATCTGCACGGAGTACTCGCCTGACGACCTGCGGGCCGCGGGGTCGAAAGAACAGGAGCAACTGCTCGCCGAACACAACCTCCACGTCACGTTCGCTGAACTCCGCCGCATCAAGCAGGCCATCCGCGACGGCGACCTGATGGAACTCGTCGAGGAGCGCGCCCGCTCGCACCCGGCGATGCTCGACGGCTACCGCGCGCTCCTCGACCACGTCGACCAGCTCGAACGCGAGGACCCCGCCTCGAAGGGCGCGTTCTTCTACGCCTCCAACGAGAGCGCCCACCGCCCCGAGGTCGCGCGCCACCACGCCCGCATGGACCGCCTGACCGCCGAGGGCCACGTCCTCCTCACCGAGGGCGGCATCCCCTCCGGCGACGACTTCGACGCGACGTGGCGGGTCGTCCCGCCGTTCGGCCCGTTCCCGCGGTCGCTCTCCGAGACGTACCCGCTCACCGCCGAAGTGCCCGAGCGACTCGACCGCGACGCCTACGAGCAGGCCGCCCGCGGCGTCTCGCGGCTGGTCGAGGAGAACCCCGACGCGGCGTTCACGCTGGCGCACGGCGACTGGCCCGAGTCGGCGCTCGCTCGCGTCCCCGATTCGGTCGAGTTAGAGTCGCTTTCGACGGTCTCCGAGCGATTGGCCGACGAGAGTGACGAAGCCGACGAAGCCGACGTGAGCGACGGAGACGACGAGCGCGTCGAGGGCGACTCCGCCGGCCTGTCAGAGGAGTAG